The following proteins are co-located in the Palaemon carinicauda isolate YSFRI2023 chromosome 30, ASM3689809v2, whole genome shotgun sequence genome:
- the LOC137623354 gene encoding heat shock protein HSP 90-alpha-like: protein MPEDMNDEVETFAFQAEIAQLMSLIINTFYSNKEIFLRELISNSSDALDKIRYESLTDPSKLENVKDLYIRIEVDKNDRSLTIYDTGIGMTKADLVNNLGTIAKSGTKAFMEALQAGADISMIGQFGVGFYSAYLVADRVVVTSKNNDDEQYTWESAAGGSFTIKPDKGQPLQRGTKITLYLKEDQVEYLEERRIKEVVKKHSQFIGYPIRLLVEKEREKQVPDDDEEEEQKDEDTSKATGDKPEVEDVGADEGADGVEKAKKMKTIKVKYTEDEELNKTKPLWTRNPDDISEEEYGEFYRSLTNDWEDHLATKHFSVEGQLEFRALLFVPRRAPFDLFENRKQKNKIKLYVRRVFIMDNCEDLIPEYLNFICGVVDSEDLPLNISREMLQQNKILKVIRKNLVKKAMELFEELLEDKESYKKFYENFSKNIKLGIHEDSTNRKKLSELLRFYTSASGDEMSSLKDYVSRMKENQKQIYYITGENRDAVSNSAFVERVKKGGFEVIYMIDPIDEYCIQQLKEYDGKQLISVTKEGLDLPEDEEQKKKSEEQKQRLENLCKIMKDILDKRVEKVVVSNRLVTSPCCIVTSQYGWTANMERIMKAQALRDASTMGYMAAKKHLEINPEHTIIETLRQKADADKNDKSVKDLVLLLFETALLASGFNLEDPGVHAARIYRMIGLGLGIDDDDVAAIPDDISPLDDMPPLEGEDEDMSRMEEVD, encoded by the exons ATGCCTGAAGACATGAACGATGAGGTGGAGACCTTCGCCTTCCAAGCTGAGATCGCTCAGCTGATGTCCCTGATCATCAACACCTTCTATAGCAACAAAGAGATCTTCCTTCGTGAGCTCATCTCCAACTCCTCAGATGCCCTGGACAAAATTCGTTACGAGTCCCTGACTGATCCCTCCAAGCTCGAGAATGTCAAGGACCTCTACATCAGGATTGAAGTCGACAAGAACGACAGGAGCCTGACCATCTACGACACTGGCATTGGCATGACAAAGGCCGACCTCGTCAACAACTTGGGTACCATTGCCAAATCTGGTACTAAGGCTTTCATGGAAGCCCTGCAGGCCGGTGCTGACATCTCCATGATTGGTCAGTTCGGTGTGGGCTTCTACTCCGCTTACCTCGTCGCTGACAGGGTCGTTGTCACCTCTAAGAACAATGACGACGAACAATACACCTGGGAGTCTGCTGCTGGTGGATCCTTCACAATAAAGCCTGACAAAG gtcaACCATTACAACGTGGTACAAAGATCACACTTTACCTGAAGGAGGACCAGGTAGAATACCTGGAGGAGCGTCGTATCAAGGAGGTGGTCAAGAAGCACTCTCAGTTCATTGGCTATCCCATCAGGCTTCTGGTGGAGAAGGAAAGAGAAAAG CAAGTAccagatgatgatgaggaggaggagcagAAGGATGAAGACACTTCCAAGGCAACTGGTGATAAACCAGAAGTGGAAGATGTTGGCGCTGATGAAGGAGCAGATGGTGTCGAGAAGGCGAAGAAAATGAAGACAATCAAAGTTAAATATACTGAAGATGAAGAGCTTAACAAAACCAAGCCACTGTGGACCAGGAACCCTGATGATATATCTGAGGAGGAGTACGGTGAATTCTACAGGTCCCTCACAAATGACTGGGAGGATCATTTGGCCACAAAACACTTCAGCGTTGAGGGTCAGCTTGAATTCCGCGCTCTCCTCTTCGTCCCCAGGAGAGCACCTTTTGACCTATTTGAAAACAGGAAACAGAAGAATAAGATCAAGCTTTATGTCCGTAGGGTCTTCATTATGGACAATTGCGAAGACCTTATCCCTGAATACCTTAATTTCATCTGTGGTGTAGTTGACTCTGAAGATTTGCCCCTTAACATTTCTCGTGAGATGCTGCAACAGAACAAGATCCTTAAGGTTATCCGCAAGAATTTGGTGAAGAAAGCTATGGAGCTGTTTGAAGAGCTCTTGGAAGATAAAGAATCTTACAAGAAATTCTATGAGAATTTCTCAAAGAATATCAAACTTGGTATTCATGAAGACTCGACTAACCGTAAGAAATTGTCTGAACTTCTCCGCTTCTACACCTCTGCCTCTGGGGATGAGATGTCCAGTCTCAAAGACTATGTCTCTCGAATGAAGGAAAACCAGAAACAGATATACTACATTACAGGGGAGAACAGAGATGCTGTGTCTAATTCAGCATTTGTAGAGAGGGTTAAGAAGGGTGGTTTTGAGGTTATCTACATGATAGACCCTATTGATGAGTATTGCATCCAGCAACTGAAGGAGTACGATGGTAAGCAGCTGATCTCTGTCACTAAGGAAGGACTGGACCttccagaagatgaagagcagaagaagaagagtgaagaacaAAAACAGAGACTAGAAAATCTATGCAAG ATAATGAAGGACATTCTAGACAAACGTGTTGAAAAGGTCGTGGTGAGCAACAGACTGGTAACATCCCCTTGCTGTATTGTGACTTCTCAGTATGGCTGGACAGCCAACATGGAACGCATTATGAAAGCGCAGGCCCTCAGAGATGCGTCCACTATGGGCTACATGGCTGCCAAGAAGCACCTTGAGATCAACCCCGAGCATACAATTATCGAAACCCTGCGTCAGAAGGCGGACGCTGATAAGAACGACAAGTCGGTGAAAGATCTCGTCTTGCTGCTCTTCGAGACTGCCCTCCTGGCCTCTGGTTTCAACTTGGAGGACCCTGGCGTCCATGCCGCTAGGATCTACAGAATGATCGGATTGGGTCTTGGTATTGATGACGACGATGTTGCTGCTATTCCAGATGATATCAGCCCACTGGACGACATGCCTCCTCTGGAAGGTGAAGACGAGGACATGTCTCGAATGGAGGAAGTTGACTAA